The following are from one region of the Pelagibius sp. CAU 1746 genome:
- a CDS encoding CTP synthase, which yields MARFIFITGGVVSSLGKGLCAAALGSLLQARGFKVRLRKLDPYLNVDPGTMSPYQHGEVYVTDDGAETDLDLGHYERFTGVPARKSDNVTTGQIYSQVLARERRGDYLGATVQVIPHVTDAIKAFVRADLTDEDFVICEIGGTVGDIEGLPFLEAIRQLGNELGREQSLFLHVTLIPFIAAAGELKTKPTQHSVKELQSVGIKPDILVCRAEQEIPKDERRKIALFCNVREEAVIPALDVKSIYAVPRAYHEEGLDDEVCRHFQLDAPPPDLSSWDYVTQRVNEPDGEVTIGVIGKYVSLLDAYKSLAESLAHGGIANNVKVKVSWLDSEIFESDGTIQQLEGVHGILVPGGFGERGAEGKIAAVRFARERQIPYFGICFGMQMAVIEAARNLAGLPQAGSTEFGSPVDPVVGLMTEWSRGNAVERRDTESDLGGTMRLGAYPCVLKDGSKVRMIYDSESISERHRHRYEVNINYREMLEKAGLEFSGLSPDGVLPEIVELPSHPWFVGVQFHPELKSKPLDPHPLFTSFVAAAVEQSRLV from the coding sequence ATGGCGCGGTTCATCTTCATCACCGGCGGCGTGGTTTCCTCCCTCGGAAAAGGTCTCTGCGCAGCGGCGCTCGGTTCGCTGTTGCAGGCTCGCGGGTTCAAGGTCCGGCTTCGTAAGCTCGACCCTTACCTGAACGTGGATCCGGGAACCATGTCGCCCTATCAGCACGGCGAGGTCTACGTCACCGATGACGGTGCCGAGACCGACCTGGATCTCGGTCACTACGAACGCTTCACCGGCGTGCCCGCTCGCAAGAGCGACAACGTGACCACGGGGCAAATCTACTCTCAGGTTCTGGCGCGCGAACGGCGCGGCGACTATCTTGGCGCGACGGTGCAGGTCATTCCGCACGTCACGGATGCCATCAAGGCCTTCGTGCGCGCGGACCTGACCGACGAGGATTTCGTGATCTGCGAAATCGGCGGCACCGTCGGCGACATCGAGGGGCTGCCCTTCCTGGAGGCCATCCGCCAGCTCGGCAACGAACTGGGGCGCGAGCAGAGCCTGTTCCTCCACGTGACGCTGATCCCCTTCATCGCCGCGGCCGGCGAGCTGAAGACCAAGCCGACCCAGCACTCGGTCAAGGAGCTGCAGTCGGTCGGCATCAAGCCGGACATCCTGGTCTGCCGCGCCGAACAGGAGATTCCCAAGGACGAGCGCCGCAAGATCGCTCTGTTCTGCAATGTGCGCGAGGAAGCGGTGATCCCCGCGCTCGACGTGAAGTCGATCTACGCGGTGCCCCGGGCCTATCACGAAGAGGGACTGGACGACGAAGTCTGCCGCCACTTCCAACTGGACGCGCCGCCGCCCGACCTGTCGAGCTGGGACTATGTCACCCAGCGCGTCAACGAGCCGGACGGCGAGGTCACCATCGGCGTTATCGGCAAGTACGTCAGCCTGCTGGACGCTTACAAGTCGCTGGCGGAATCGCTCGCTCACGGCGGCATCGCCAACAACGTGAAGGTCAAGGTCTCCTGGCTCGATTCCGAGATTTTCGAGAGCGACGGCACCATTCAGCAGCTTGAAGGAGTCCACGGCATCCTGGTGCCCGGCGGCTTCGGCGAGCGCGGGGCGGAGGGCAAGATCGCCGCCGTGCGCTTCGCGCGCGAACGCCAGATCCCGTACTTCGGCATCTGCTTCGGGATGCAGATGGCGGTCATCGAGGCGGCGCGCAATCTGGCCGGCCTGCCGCAGGCGGGCTCCACCGAGTTCGGCAGCCCCGTCGACCCGGTGGTCGGCCTGATGACCGAGTGGTCGCGCGGCAACGCGGTCGAACGGCGCGACACCGAAAGCGATCTGGGCGGCACCATGCGTCTGGGCGCCTATCCCTGCGTCCTCAAGGATGGCTCCAAGGTCCGCATGATCTATGACAGCGAGTCGATCAGCGAACGCCACCGCCATCGCTACGAGGTGAACATCAACTACCGGGAGATGCTGGAGAAAGCGGGTCTGGAGTTCTCCGGCCTGTCGCCCGACGGCGTCTTGCCGGAAATCGTGGAGCTGCCTTCACACCCCTGGTTCGTGGGCGTACAGTTCCATCCGGAATTGAAGTCGAAGCCGTTGGATCCGCATCCGCTGTTCACATCGTTCGTCGCCGCCGCCGTCGAGCAGTCCCGCCTGGTCTAG
- a CDS encoding SH3 domain-containing protein yields the protein MRFLSRLVALSSLLLAAAGGGGAAAQIASETVEFPSGSEDVTLRGSLQGAEIAIYEVAAVEGKKLGVGLETSNPANYFNISAPGAKEAAFIGSTQGNYGEVVLSQPGAYRITVYLMRNAARRGEIADYKLSVSLLPASDFADGLSGGPDYWEVHGVGSALRLRAGPSREHGVIGALGNGEVVRNLGCRMSGDARWCRVETLREGQQGWAAGGFLREGTPPREPDRRNLAGNGQRFDATGVLPCAPLAGQPTASCDFGVIRERKPGYAGLWIRIGEGAERYFLFEEGKPVYTNGAGEISVERLGDLQLLRLGEERYEVPDAVIYGG from the coding sequence ATGCGCTTTCTCTCACGCCTAGTGGCGCTGTCCAGCCTCCTCCTTGCCGCGGCGGGCGGCGGCGGGGCGGCGGCCCAGATCGCCAGCGAGACGGTCGAGTTCCCGTCGGGCAGCGAGGACGTGACCCTGCGGGGGTCGCTGCAGGGGGCGGAGATCGCCATCTACGAGGTCGCCGCCGTCGAAGGAAAGAAGCTGGGCGTCGGCCTGGAGACCAGCAACCCCGCCAACTATTTCAACATCTCGGCGCCGGGCGCCAAGGAAGCCGCCTTCATAGGCTCGACCCAGGGCAACTACGGCGAGGTTGTGCTCTCCCAGCCGGGTGCCTACCGGATCACGGTCTACCTGATGCGCAACGCCGCGCGCCGAGGCGAGATCGCCGACTACAAGCTGTCGGTCAGCCTGCTGCCCGCCAGCGATTTCGCCGACGGGCTCTCCGGCGGACCGGACTACTGGGAAGTGCATGGCGTCGGCAGCGCGCTGCGCCTCAGGGCCGGACCGTCGCGGGAGCACGGCGTGATCGGCGCGCTCGGCAACGGCGAGGTGGTGCGCAACCTCGGCTGCCGGATGAGCGGCGACGCGCGCTGGTGCCGGGTCGAGACGCTGCGCGAGGGGCAACAGGGCTGGGCGGCCGGCGGTTTCCTGCGAGAGGGGACGCCGCCGCGCGAGCCCGACCGCCGGAACCTGGCGGGCAACGGCCAGCGCTTCGACGCAACCGGCGTGCTGCCCTGCGCACCGCTTGCGGGCCAGCCGACCGCCTCCTGCGACTTCGGCGTGATCCGCGAGCGCAAGCCAGGCTACGCCGGCCTCTGGATCAGGATCGGGGAGGGGGCCGAGCGCTATTTCCTCTTCGAGGAGGGCAAGCCGGTCTACACCAACGGCGCCGGCGAGATTTCCGTCGAGCGCCTCGGCGATCTACAGCTCCTGCGTCTTGGCGAGGAGCGCTACGAGGTCCCCGACGCGGTCATCTACGGCGGCTAG